One region of Calditrichota bacterium genomic DNA includes:
- the sufC gene encoding Fe-S cluster assembly ATPase SufC, with protein MAFVVDQLSSEVVAEKKEILKRISFTLNPGELLVVMGPNGSGKTSLAMTLIGSERYRVTSGKILLNGKDVSELPVEERAKAGLFLAFQAPPEIRSVRFRTLLADALKARGVEEPNRLISPVFERVGLPSEFLKREVYVGFSGGERKRGEMAQLLLMNPQYAILDEPDTGVDVDSMKLIAGAIREALNDGVGIILITHYARILTLLPQKYSVKILKNGRFVASGGPELAETIELKGFQAVGGNGE; from the coding sequence GAGGTTGTTGCTGAGAAGAAAGAAATTCTTAAAAGAATCTCGTTTACTCTAAATCCCGGAGAACTGCTGGTGGTGATGGGTCCAAACGGGAGCGGAAAAACCTCCCTGGCCATGACGCTTATCGGGTCCGAACGGTACCGGGTGACGTCGGGGAAAATCCTTTTAAATGGGAAGGATGTGTCAGAGCTGCCCGTGGAAGAGCGGGCTAAGGCGGGCCTTTTTCTGGCATTTCAGGCTCCCCCGGAAATCCGGTCGGTTCGCTTTCGCACGCTGCTCGCCGATGCCCTGAAGGCCAGAGGCGTTGAGGAGCCGAACCGGCTTATTTCCCCCGTATTTGAACGGGTTGGACTGCCGTCGGAATTTCTGAAGCGGGAGGTCTACGTGGGATTTTCCGGCGGGGAGCGCAAACGCGGTGAAATGGCCCAACTCCTGCTGATGAATCCCCAGTATGCCATTCTGGACGAACCGGACACGGGTGTGGATGTGGACTCGATGAAGCTGATTGCGGGTGCCATTCGTGAGGCTCTTAACGACGGGGTAGGAATTATTCTGATCACCCACTATGCGCGCATTCTTACGCTTCTTCCACAAAAATATTCGGTCAAAATCCTGAAGAACGGCCGGTTTGTGGCATCAGGCGGACCGGAACTGGCAGAGACCATTGAATTGAAGGGGTTCCAGGCCGTGGGAGGGAACGGAGAATGA